A region from the Ictalurus punctatus breed USDA103 chromosome 25, Coco_2.0, whole genome shotgun sequence genome encodes:
- the igfbp1a gene encoding insulin-like growth factor-binding protein 1a precursor, translating to MSAVLLKLFHAVVLGAVLLAPQLRASPLLEPIRCAQCTAERVAECPPVDAGCAEVLREPGCGCCLACALKRGDSCGIYTAPCGSGLRCLPTPGELRPLHALTRGQAVCTEIGEDVQIRTQPAPDQPELEGDGRSEASTGPETASTIVVSGHIKPFDPWLLSGAQESMKSKVNTYRRKLVEQGPCHVELQRALEKIARSQQKLEEKLTKFYLPNCDKQGLYKSKQCESTLDGQRGKCWCVTSWNGKKIVGSSELPTDAECPQEFNH from the exons ATGAGCGCAGTCCTTCTGAAGTTGTTCCACGCGGTGGTACTTGGCGCGGTCCTCTTGGCGCCACAGCTCCGCGCTTCCCCGCTCCTGGAGCCGATCCGGTGCGCGCAGTGCACCGCAGAGCGCGTGGCTGAGTGTCCGCCAGTGGATGCTGGCTGTGCAGAGGTGCTGCGCGAGCCGGGATGTGGCTGCTGTCTGGCGTGCGCGCTTAAGCGCGGGGATTCGTGCGGCATCTACACGGCCCCGTGCGGCTCGGGGCTGCGCTGCTTGCCTACACCTGGAGAACTGCGGCCGCTGCATGCACTCACACGGGGGCAAGCTGTGTGCACTGAGATCGGGGAGGACGTGCAGATTCGCACGCAGCCGGCGCCAG ATCAGCCCGAGTTGGAGGGTGATGGTCGAAGCGAGGCTTCTACGGGTCCTGAAACCGCCTCAACGATCGTCGTGTCGGGACACATCAAGCCCTTCGACCCGTGGCTCCTCAGCGGCGCTCAGGAGAGCATGAAGTCCAAAGTAAACACCTACCGAAGGAAACTTGTTGAGCAG GGCCCCTGCCATGTGGAGTTACAGAGAGCTCTCGAGAAGATAGCTCGATCCCAACAGAAGCTGGAAGAGAAGCTGACTAAGTTCTACCTGCCTAACTGTGATAAACAAGGCCTATACAAATCCAAACAG tgtgaatcgACTCTGGATGGCCAGAGGGGGAAGTGCTGGTGTGTGACGTCGTGGAATGGAAAAAAGATTGTGGGATCGAGTGAACTACCCACAGATGCTGAGTGCCCTCAGGAGttcaatcactga